Proteins encoded by one window of Cyclobacteriaceae bacterium:
- a CDS encoding sialate O-acetylesterase — translation MYAVKTLPAKFLPTNSILVRSLIIFSLLLAIKAHSQIKLPKLISDGAVLQRESQLNLWGWASAGETVELTFRKKKFKTKADASGNWTIKIPAQPAGGPYEMTFKGKNEITVKNILFGDVWLCSGQSNMVHQMNIHDVTYAKDITEANYPHIRQFLVPTRTNLQQPELDLPSGSWEAAIGDNVRPFSAVAYFFAKKLYDKYNIPIGLINASVGGTPIEAWTSEEGLKDFTEMIKTIQQNKDTAYVNEKNRIAAAANKPRPETDLGLTTEPKWHDVTYHPIGWRNINIPGYWEDQGAKELNGVVWYRREIEVPASMTGKPAKVFLGRIVDADVLYINGKQVGRTTYQYPQRRYPVPADVLKVGKNILVIRVTNYAGKGGFVPDKPYCLFTENDTIDLKGTWQYKVGDVFPPRPSAPQPISAQNQPTTLFNAMVAPLQKYSLKGILWYQGESNTDRPDEYEKLLPALIANWRHQFNQPQLPFIYAQLPGFMDYTYLPVESNWARLRESQRKALSVPNTAMTVNIDLGEWNDVHPYNKKDVGERMALAALKIVYHEELIYSGPLYQSASIEGNKIILSFKHVGGGLITDDGEPLREFAIAGADKKFEWAKAKIEGDKVIVWNDQISNPQYVRYAWADNPDVNLYNKEGLPASPFSTEN, via the coding sequence ATGTACGCTGTTAAAACTTTACCTGCAAAATTCTTACCTACAAATTCTATTCTTGTTAGGTCGCTTATTATTTTCTCTCTTCTATTGGCTATAAAGGCACATAGCCAAATTAAATTACCAAAATTAATCAGCGATGGCGCGGTTTTGCAGCGCGAATCACAACTTAACCTTTGGGGTTGGGCTTCAGCAGGCGAAACTGTTGAACTCACATTCCGCAAGAAAAAATTTAAAACGAAGGCTGATGCATCAGGCAATTGGACGATAAAAATTCCCGCCCAACCAGCAGGTGGTCCTTATGAGATGACCTTTAAAGGAAAAAATGAAATTACGGTAAAGAACATTCTGTTTGGCGATGTCTGGCTTTGCAGCGGTCAAAGCAATATGGTACATCAAATGAATATTCACGATGTCACGTATGCAAAAGATATTACGGAAGCCAACTACCCACACATACGACAGTTTCTTGTACCTACCCGAACCAACCTGCAGCAACCTGAATTGGATTTACCTTCCGGCTCCTGGGAAGCCGCCATTGGTGATAACGTGCGACCCTTCTCCGCAGTGGCCTATTTTTTCGCAAAGAAACTTTATGACAAATACAACATACCCATTGGCTTGATTAATGCCAGTGTTGGCGGAACGCCCATTGAAGCCTGGACGAGTGAGGAAGGCTTGAAGGATTTTACTGAAATGATTAAGACCATTCAGCAGAACAAAGATACAGCCTACGTAAACGAAAAAAACAGAATTGCTGCTGCGGCAAACAAGCCAAGACCTGAAACCGATTTAGGGTTAACCACCGAACCCAAATGGCATGATGTAACCTATCATCCCATAGGCTGGCGCAACATCAACATTCCCGGCTATTGGGAAGATCAGGGTGCTAAAGAATTAAACGGTGTGGTATGGTACCGGAGGGAAATTGAAGTACCTGCATCCATGACGGGCAAACCGGCTAAAGTTTTTTTAGGAAGAATTGTTGATGCCGATGTGTTGTACATCAACGGCAAGCAAGTTGGTCGTACAACTTATCAATATCCGCAAAGGCGTTACCCGGTTCCTGCCGATGTTCTTAAAGTGGGCAAGAATATTCTCGTTATACGGGTTACCAACTATGCAGGTAAAGGTGGTTTCGTGCCCGATAAACCTTACTGCTTGTTTACTGAAAACGACACCATCGACTTAAAAGGAACATGGCAGTACAAAGTTGGTGATGTCTTCCCTCCTCGTCCGTCAGCACCTCAACCCATCTCAGCGCAAAATCAACCAACTACTTTATTCAATGCCATGGTGGCACCATTGCAAAAGTATTCACTAAAAGGAATCCTGTGGTATCAAGGTGAAAGCAATACTGACAGACCGGACGAATATGAAAAACTTCTTCCGGCACTCATAGCCAATTGGAGACATCAATTTAATCAACCACAATTACCATTCATCTACGCGCAACTTCCCGGGTTTATGGATTATACTTATCTACCCGTTGAAAGCAACTGGGCAAGATTACGGGAATCGCAGCGCAAAGCATTATCCGTACCCAACACGGCCATGACTGTGAACATTGATTTGGGTGAATGGAACGATGTTCATCCATACAACAAAAAAGATGTCGGTGAACGAATGGCATTGGCTGCCTTGAAAATTGTTTACCACGAAGAACTTATATACTCGGGACCCTTATACCAAAGCGCTTCTATTGAAGGAAATAAAATCATTCTTTCCTTTAAACACGTTGGTGGTGGATTAATCACAGATGACGGTGAACCCCTTCGTGAATTTGCCATAGCTGGTGCAGATAAAAAGTTTGAATGGGCTAAAGCAAAAATTGAAGGCGATAAAGTGATTGTTTGGAATGATCAGATTTCAAATCCACAATACGTGCGATACGCCTGGGCTGATAATCCGGATGTTAACCTATACAATAAAGAAGGC
- a CDS encoding endo-1,4-beta-xylanase produces MKKIILIPIVLSLISLLVSCSSKPETIDIKGLKDYYAEYFPVGVAIGPRSLSTDEAGLITREFNSITAENAMKMGPIHPKEDEYFWEHADSIVNFAVRNNMKLRGHTLCWHNQAPSWLFVDAEGDTVSKEVLLARLKDHITTVVSRYKGKIYAWDVVNEAISDKSGEFYRNSPWYKICGEEYIAKAFEYAHEADPDALLFYNDYNEMYPAKREKIFKLVHDLKAAGVPIHGLGLQAHMGIYEPIAEYLDSALIRFSELNIPLHVTELDISVYKKEHGRRERKPEDDSTTFTPEMEQKQLEQYKLTFEVFRKHKDAIESVTFWNISDRSSWLDNFPVRNRKDYPLLFDKDLNPKKAYHEVVTF; encoded by the coding sequence ATGAAAAAGATCATCTTGATCCCCATCGTACTTTCTTTAATAAGCTTACTTGTTTCATGCAGTTCAAAACCTGAAACCATTGATATAAAGGGACTGAAAGATTACTATGCAGAATACTTCCCTGTGGGTGTGGCCATCGGGCCGCGATCGCTATCAACCGATGAGGCCGGGTTAATCACAAGGGAGTTTAACAGCATTACCGCAGAAAATGCCATGAAGATGGGGCCTATTCATCCAAAAGAAGATGAATACTTCTGGGAGCATGCCGACTCGATTGTAAATTTTGCTGTGCGCAACAACATGAAATTGCGCGGCCATACCCTGTGTTGGCACAACCAGGCACCATCATGGTTGTTTGTAGATGCTGAGGGCGACACAGTATCCAAAGAAGTATTGCTGGCACGGTTGAAGGATCACATCACCACGGTAGTAAGTCGTTACAAAGGAAAAATTTATGCATGGGATGTGGTGAACGAAGCTATTTCAGATAAGTCCGGTGAATTTTATCGCAACTCTCCGTGGTATAAAATCTGTGGTGAAGAATACATCGCCAAAGCCTTTGAGTATGCCCATGAAGCCGACCCGGATGCCTTACTCTTTTATAACGACTACAACGAAATGTATCCGGCCAAGCGAGAAAAAATTTTTAAACTGGTACATGATCTCAAAGCAGCGGGCGTACCCATACATGGATTGGGCTTGCAGGCCCACATGGGAATTTATGAACCCATCGCAGAATATTTAGATAGTGCATTGATCCGTTTTTCCGAATTGAATATACCGCTACACGTTACCGAGCTGGATATTTCCGTGTACAAAAAAGAACATGGCAGAAGAGAACGCAAACCGGAAGATGACAGCACCACGTTTACACCCGAAATGGAACAAAAACAGCTTGAACAATACAAACTCACATTCGAAGTATTCCGTAAACATAAAGATGCCATAGAGAGTGTTACCTTCTGGAATATTTCTGACCGATCAAGCTGGCTGGATAATTTTCCGGTACGGAACAGGAAGGACTATCCCCTATTGTTCGATAAAGATTTAAATCCGAAAAAGGCATATCATGAAGTAGTAACCTTCTAG
- a CDS encoding glycoside hydrolase family 43 protein, which yields MTKFHLPSIILLSALTAFTGCNKQSSQEIEQTEEATERKPEPISQPLVSHIYTADPSAHVFNGKIYVYPSHDVEAGIPQDDLGSHFDMRDYHVFSMDEIGGEVTDHGVALDIKDVPWAGRQMWAPDAAFANDTYYLYFPVKDKEDVFRLGVATSKKPEGPFVAEKEPIKNSFSIDPAVFKDDDGAYYMYFGGIWGGQLQRWDNNQYNPEGQNRKGEELAVLPRIAKLSKDMKSFAEDVKEVKLVDENGNLFTESQNDKRFFEAAWVHKYNGKYYFSYSTGDTHNICYATSDSPYGPFTYQGVILEPVQGWTNHHSIVEFNGKWYLFYHDVQLSGETHLRNIKVTELTHNPDGSIQTISPYK from the coding sequence ATGACAAAATTCCATTTACCTTCAATCATTTTACTGAGCGCATTGACCGCTTTCACCGGATGCAACAAACAATCTTCTCAAGAAATTGAACAAACCGAAGAAGCAACCGAAAGAAAACCTGAACCCATTTCTCAACCCTTGGTAAGCCACATTTACACAGCTGATCCCTCTGCACATGTATTCAATGGAAAAATTTACGTTTATCCATCACACGATGTAGAAGCCGGCATACCGCAGGATGATCTCGGCTCGCACTTCGATATGCGGGACTACCATGTTTTTTCCATGGATGAAATAGGTGGTGAGGTGACCGATCATGGTGTCGCACTTGACATCAAAGACGTACCCTGGGCCGGTCGGCAGATGTGGGCGCCTGATGCAGCATTCGCCAATGACACATACTACCTGTACTTTCCTGTAAAGGACAAAGAAGATGTATTCCGTCTTGGTGTGGCTACCAGTAAAAAACCGGAAGGGCCTTTTGTTGCCGAAAAGGAACCCATTAAAAATAGTTTCAGCATCGACCCTGCGGTATTTAAAGATGACGATGGCGCTTACTACATGTACTTTGGCGGCATCTGGGGTGGACAACTACAACGTTGGGATAACAACCAATATAATCCGGAAGGACAAAACCGAAAAGGAGAAGAGCTAGCCGTTCTTCCGCGCATAGCCAAATTGTCGAAAGACATGAAAAGCTTTGCTGAAGATGTTAAGGAAGTAAAGCTTGTTGATGAAAATGGAAACCTCTTTACAGAAAGTCAGAACGATAAACGCTTTTTTGAAGCCGCCTGGGTACACAAGTACAATGGCAAATACTACTTCTCCTACTCTACCGGAGACACACACAATATTTGCTATGCAACCAGTGATTCACCATACGGACCATTCACCTATCAAGGCGTGATACTCGAGCCTGTTCAGGGTTGGACCAATCATCATTCTATTGTTGAGTTCAACGGCAAGTGGTATTTATTCTATCACGATGTTCAGCTTTCTGGTGAAACGCATCTGCGCAACATCAAAGTCACGGAACTAACACACAACCCTGATGGAAGCATTCAAACGATTTCACCTTACAAATAG
- a CDS encoding endo-1,4-beta-xylanase, whose product MKKSLRKYLSSILFLSLGFGICTIPSYAQIADGKCKFLGNVISNSVPPTFNTYWNQVTPENSGKWGSVEATRDVMSWGALDIAYNHAKNNGLPFKQHTFVWGQQQPAWITELMNNTSIPLEERYEEVRQEVEEWIRLYCERYPATDFIDVVNEPFHATPSYDLALGSGWNWVIWAFQKAREYCPNAKLILNDYSIINVDAATNDYLALVNLLKAQNLIDGIGIQCHRFEVENTPVNTLKNNLDKLATSGLPIYITEFDIGNYDNTSTGNLTTDDNIQLEIYQRVFPVLWTHPAVQGITIWGYLQGQTWQSTAYLLRSNGTERPALNWLKTYVSSVSGGSFCLTTSIENEMMNLKVFPNPSATGKFIIESTEHDLTIAIRDTQGKVINRKRVFANKPAEIEIDGTSGLYLMEIFNGKQTSFKKLIVQK is encoded by the coding sequence ATGAAGAAATCTCTACGGAAATATTTAAGCTCAATTCTTTTTTTATCACTCGGTTTTGGAATATGCACCATCCCATCATATGCACAGATTGCAGATGGAAAATGTAAATTTTTGGGTAATGTGATCAGTAACAGTGTACCCCCTACCTTCAACACATACTGGAATCAGGTAACACCCGAGAATTCAGGCAAGTGGGGATCAGTGGAAGCTACCCGCGATGTGATGAGTTGGGGTGCTCTTGATATTGCCTATAATCATGCGAAGAACAACGGACTTCCTTTTAAACAACACACTTTTGTTTGGGGGCAACAACAGCCGGCATGGATTACCGAATTGATGAACAACACTTCCATACCCCTTGAAGAGCGATACGAAGAAGTTCGTCAAGAAGTTGAAGAATGGATACGGTTGTATTGCGAACGCTACCCGGCAACAGATTTCATTGATGTAGTCAATGAACCTTTTCATGCCACCCCCTCCTACGACCTGGCTTTGGGGTCAGGATGGAATTGGGTAATCTGGGCATTTCAGAAAGCGAGAGAATATTGTCCCAATGCAAAACTTATCCTGAATGATTACAGTATTATTAATGTTGACGCGGCTACCAATGATTACCTCGCTTTGGTAAATCTCCTCAAGGCACAGAACCTTATTGATGGTATTGGGATACAATGCCACCGCTTTGAAGTGGAGAATACACCGGTTAATACGTTGAAGAATAATCTTGATAAACTTGCCACTTCCGGCTTGCCCATTTATATCACAGAATTTGATATTGGCAATTACGATAACACCAGCACAGGCAATCTCACAACCGATGACAACATCCAACTTGAAATTTACCAGCGTGTTTTTCCTGTATTATGGACTCACCCGGCTGTTCAGGGAATTACCATTTGGGGATACCTGCAAGGGCAAACCTGGCAATCAACCGCTTACCTGTTGCGCAGCAATGGTACGGAACGACCTGCTTTAAACTGGCTTAAAACCTATGTCTCTTCCGTTTCCGGAGGTTCGTTTTGCTTAACAACAAGCATCGAAAATGAAATGATGAATCTCAAGGTCTTTCCAAATCCTTCGGCAACAGGAAAATTTATAATTGAGTCTACAGAGCATGATTTGACTATTGCCATTCGCGATACGCAGGGTAAAGTCATTAACCGAAAACGTGTATTTGCCAACAAACCCGCTGAAATAGAAATAGATGGAACATCAGGATTATACCTAATGGAAATCTTCAATGGTAAGCAAACATCTTTCAAAAAACTTATTGTGCAGAAATAG
- a CDS encoding IPT/TIG domain-containing protein — MKSKRLILNLFVCAVVLFTIRCSDDEGITFNMKDVSSRITGFSNPKTGPGAELTINGTQLQNVQRIFIGNERVLAKDFVSHTESAITFNVPTTVEVHTDGTLTDVLVVFSGPERAFTEIEVVPLQAISSFTPYSATAGETITLLGVNFDLVTSVKLGDVEATITSQTETLIKFTMPAGASTGKITLSGEAGSSRSAADLVACSGSPGSPDCAAALNLNSGLEDGDGDNFTNWGKWNGGGFQVATTVPGEYYRGNRALKVIRDGSLGNGQWRIQFVSDPIETEIGASYTVYVWARAAVANAGFRVSLNPDTGFYPGDVAVTTQWQQFSFVIPGERIQNTATRIVLDLNGTNTAVTTFYIDDIKVVKN, encoded by the coding sequence ATGAAATCAAAAAGATTAATACTTAACCTATTCGTTTGTGCGGTGGTACTGTTTACCATCCGCTGTAGCGATGATGAGGGAATTACATTCAACATGAAGGATGTAAGTTCCAGAATTACCGGGTTCAGCAATCCGAAGACAGGCCCCGGTGCCGAGCTTACCATCAATGGAACACAGTTGCAAAATGTGCAACGCATATTTATTGGAAATGAACGCGTGTTGGCAAAAGACTTTGTAAGCCATACGGAATCAGCGATTACATTCAATGTTCCTACAACCGTTGAAGTTCACACAGACGGAACCTTAACGGATGTGTTGGTTGTATTCTCAGGTCCGGAACGCGCGTTTACAGAAATTGAAGTTGTACCCCTGCAAGCAATCAGTAGCTTTACTCCTTACTCGGCCACAGCCGGTGAAACCATAACCTTGCTAGGTGTAAATTTTGATTTAGTAACCAGTGTAAAATTAGGAGATGTAGAGGCTACGATTACATCACAAACTGAAACACTAATCAAGTTTACCATGCCCGCAGGAGCCTCCACTGGTAAGATCACCTTAAGTGGTGAAGCCGGTAGTTCAAGAAGTGCTGCAGATCTGGTGGCCTGTTCTGGCTCACCTGGCTCACCTGATTGTGCTGCCGCACTCAACCTAAACAGCGGCCTGGAGGATGGAGATGGCGATAATTTCACCAACTGGGGTAAATGGAACGGTGGCGGTTTTCAGGTTGCCACCACTGTGCCGGGCGAATACTACCGGGGAAACCGCGCGCTTAAAGTAATTCGTGATGGATCGCTCGGCAACGGACAATGGCGCATTCAATTTGTTTCTGACCCTATTGAAACTGAAATTGGAGCTTCGTATACAGTTTATGTATGGGCAAGGGCAGCCGTTGCCAATGCAGGATTTAGGGTATCCCTCAACCCAGACACTGGTTTTTATCCAGGTGATGTAGCTGTAACAACCCAGTGGCAGCAATTTAGTTTTGTGATCCCAGGTGAACGGATTCAAAATACAGCAACACGGATTGTGCTTGACCTGAATGGCACCAATACTGCTGTAACTACCTTCTATATTGATGATATTAAAGTGGTTAAGAACTAG